Proteins from a single region of Felis catus isolate Fca126 chromosome B4, F.catus_Fca126_mat1.0, whole genome shotgun sequence:
- the PRICKLE1 gene encoding prickle-like protein 1 has protein sequence MPLEMEPKMSKLAFGCQRSSTSDDDSGCALEEYAWVPPGLRPEQIQLYFACLPEEKVPYVNSPGEKHRIKQLLYQLPPHDNEVRYCQSLSEEEKKELQVFSAQRKKEALGRGTIKLLSRAVMHAVCEQCGLKINGGEIAVFASRAGPGVCWHPSCFVCYTCNELLVDLIYFYQDGKIHCGRHHAELLKPRCSACDEIIFADECTEAEGRHWHMKHFCCLECETVLGGQRYIMKDGRPFCCGCFESLYAEYCETCGEHIGVDHAQMTYDGQHWHATEACFSCAQCKASLLGCPFLPKQGQIYCSKTCSLGEDVHASDSSDSAFQSARSRDSRRSVRMGKSSRSADQCRQSLLLSPALNYKFPGLSGNADDTLSRKLEDLSLARQGGFVNEEFWKGRVEHETPEDPEEWAEHEDYMTQLLLKFGDKSLFQQPPSELDIRASEHWISDNMVKNKTELKQNNQSLASKKYQSDMYWAQSQDGLGDSAYGSHPGPASSRRLQELDLDHGASGYNHDQTHWYEDSLECLSDLKPEQSVRDSMDSLALSNITGASVDGESKPRPSLYSLQNFEEMEAEDCEKMSNMGTLNSSMLHRSAESLKSLSSELCPEKIMPEEKPVVHLPVLRRSKSQSRPQQVKFSDDVIDNGNYDNIEIRQPPMSERTRRRVYHFEERGSRSHHHRRRRSRKSRSDNALNLVTERKYSPKDRLRLYTPDNYEKFIQNKSAREIQAYIQNADLYGQYTHATSDYALQNPGVPRFLGLYGEDDDSWCSSTSSSSDSEEEGYFLGQPIPQPRPQRYAYYTDDLSSPTSALPTPQFGQRTTKSKKKKGHKGKNCIIS, from the exons gTGCGGTATTGCCAGTCGCTGAgtgaagaggagaagaaagaattgcAGGTGTTCAGTgctcaaaggaagaaagaagcacTAGGAAGAGGAACGATTAAACTTTTGTCCAGAGCAGTGATGCACGCCGTGTGCGAACAG tgtGGGTTGAAGATAAATGGAGGTGAAATTGCAGTGTTTGCCTCTCGTGCGGGCCCTGGAGTGTGCTGGCACCCTTCCTGTTTTGTCTGCTACACGTGCAACGAGCTGCTGGTCGACCTCATCTATTTTTATCAGGATGGAAAAATTCACTGTGGCAGGCACCATGCTGAACTGCTCAAACCACGGTGTTCAGCATGtgatgag ataatttttgcTGATGAGTGCACAGAAGCTGAGGGTCGCCATTGGCACATGAAACACTTCTGCTGCCTTGAGTGTGAAACGGTCCTGGGGGGACAGAGATACATCATGAAGGATGGCCGCCCATTCTGCTGCGGCTGTTTTGAGTCTCTCTATGCAGAGTACTGTGAGACCTGTGGGGAGCACATCG GTGTCGACCATGCACAGATGACCTATGATGGGCAGCACTGGCATGCTACAGAAGCCTGCTTTTCTTGTGCCCAGTGTAAAGCTTCTTTGTTGGGGTGTCCCTTCCTTCCCAAACAAGGTCAGATTTATTGCTCGAAAACATGCAGCCTTGGTGAAGACGTCCATGCCTCTGATTCTTCTGACTCTGCATTTCAGTCAGCTCGATCAAGAGACTCTAGAAGAAGTGTCCGGATGGGCAAGAGCAGTCGGTCAGCAGATCAGTGTAGACAGTCTCTTCTTTTGTCGCCTGCTCTAAACTACAAGTTTCCTGGCCTATCAGGCAATGCTGATGACACCCTTTCTCGGAAATTGGAGGATCTGAGTCTCGCCAGGCAGGGAGGTTTCGTCAATGAAGAATTTTGGAAAGGCAGAGTGGAGCACGAAACCCCAGAAGACCCTGAAGAATGGGCTGAGCATGAAGATTATATGACGCAGCTCCTCCTCAAGTTTGGTGATAAAAGCCTCTTTCAGCAGCCGCCCAGTGAGCTAGATATACGAGCCAGTGAGCACTGGATATCTGATAACATGGTTAAAAATAAGACTGAGTTAAAGCAAAATAACCAGAGCCTTGCAAGTAAAAAATACCAGTCTGATATGTATTGGGCACAGTCACAAGATGGACTAGGCGATTCTGCTTATGgcagccacccaggccctgcAAGCAGTAGAAGGCTCCAGGAATTGGATCTGGACCATGGGGCTTCAGGCTATAATCACGATCAAACACACTGGTATGAAGATTCCCTGGAGTGTTTGTCAGACTTGAAACCAGAGCAAAGTGTTCGAGATTCTATGGATTCTTTGGCTTTATCTAATATCACAG GGGCTTCAGTGGATGGAGAAAGCAAGCCAAGACCCTCATTATATTCCCTGCAAAActttgaggaaatggaggcagaagATTGTGAGAAAATGAGCAATATGGGGACTTTGAACTCTTCCATGTTGCACAGGAGCGCAGAGTCCTTGAAGAGTCTAAGTTCAGAGTTGTGTCCAGAAAAAATCATGCCTGAGGAGAAACCAGTAGTACATCTGCCAGTACTGAGAAGATCCAAGTCTCAATCCAGACCACAGCAGGTCAAGTTTTCAGATGACGTCATTGACAATGGAAACTATGACAACATTGAAATCCGGCAGCCTCCGATGAGTGAAAGGACTCGAAGACGGGTCTACCATTTTGAAGAGAGGGGATCCCGGTCTCATCACCATCGCCGCAGGAGAAGTAGGAAGTCCCGCTCTGACAATGCCCTGAATCTggtcacagaaagaaaatactctCCCAAGGACAGACTGCGGCTTTACACCCCTGATAACTACGAGAAATTTATACAGAATAAAAGTGCCCGGGAAATCCAAGCATACATCCAGAATGCTGATCTGTATGGACAGTACACCCATGCCACCTCCGATTACGCACTGCAGAACCCAGGAGTGCCTAGGTTTCTGGGACTCTACGGTGAGGACGATGATTCCTGGtgctcctccacctcctcctcctccgacTCAGAAGAAGAAGGATATTTTCTTGGACAACCAATTCCTCAACCCCGGCCACAGAGATACGCCTACTATACAGATGACCTTTCGAGCCCAACTTCTGCACTCCCCACTCCTCAGTTTGGTCAGAGGACAACTAAATCCAAGAAGAAAAAGGGACACAAGGGCAaaaactgtattatttcttaa